The Miltoncostaea oceani genome includes a region encoding these proteins:
- a CDS encoding recombinase family protein: protein MSRPLIGYVRVAPRERTGERPGLDAQRDALSAAAAARGWELVQIEEDVRSGRTLRRPGLRAALAACRAGTAEGVAVSRLDRLTYSLTDLAELVREAIEGGFTIISLQPDVDLSADGGRAVGEVLAEAATWQPRAITSASRALAGRPGRPSSTPPAVAERIRELRGQGMTLQGICDTLNAENVPTPRGGAEWRPTSLRSVLR from the coding sequence GTGAGCCGCCCCCTGATCGGATACGTCCGCGTCGCCCCCCGGGAGCGGACCGGTGAGCGACCCGGCCTCGACGCGCAACGGGACGCCCTGTCCGCCGCCGCCGCCGCCCGCGGCTGGGAGCTGGTGCAGATCGAGGAGGACGTGCGGTCCGGGCGGACGCTCCGGCGTCCCGGCCTGCGCGCCGCGCTCGCCGCGTGCCGCGCCGGCACCGCGGAGGGCGTCGCCGTCTCCCGCCTCGACCGGCTCACCTACTCGCTGACCGACCTCGCGGAGCTCGTCCGGGAGGCGATCGAGGGGGGCTTCACGATCATCTCCCTCCAGCCCGACGTCGACCTCTCCGCCGACGGCGGCCGCGCGGTGGGGGAGGTGCTCGCCGAGGCCGCCACCTGGCAGCCCCGCGCGATCACGAGCGCCTCGAGGGCCCTCGCCGGCCGCCCCGGGCGGCCGTCGTCGACGCCCCCCGCCGTCGCCGAGCGGATCCGCGAGCTCCGCGGCCAGGGCATGACGCTCCAGGGCATCTGCGACACCCTCAACGCCGAGAACGTCCCGACCCCCCGCGGCGGCGCCGAATGGCGCCCCACCTCCCTGAGGTCCGTCCTGCGCTAG
- a CDS encoding inositol-3-phosphate synthase, translating to MSDKVNVAIIGVGNCASSLVQGVQYYKDADPDQFVPGLMHVDLGGYHIRDINFTAAFDINATKVGKDLSEAIVAEPNNTIHLADVPNLGVEVHRGMTHDGLGKYLSEVITKADGPTADIAGILRDTNTHVVVSYLPVGSENATKWYVEQILRAGCGFVNCVPVFIGREAYWQERFRERGLPIVGDDIKSQVGATIVHRQLVHLMRERGVKLAHTSQLNFGGNTDFLNMLERERLESKKISKTNAVTSVMGDVIDKDDVHIGPSDYVPWLTDRKWAHIRVEGQGFGDVPINIELKLEVWDSPNSAGIVIDAVRCAKLALDRGIGGTLEGPSSYFMKSPPVQHPDSVAHDLTEAFISGADSSSLVGEYVETGSAS from the coding sequence GTGAGCGACAAAGTCAACGTAGCGATCATCGGGGTGGGCAACTGCGCCTCGTCCCTGGTGCAGGGCGTCCAGTACTACAAGGACGCTGACCCTGACCAGTTCGTCCCCGGCCTGATGCACGTGGACCTGGGCGGGTACCACATCCGCGACATCAACTTCACCGCGGCCTTCGACATCAACGCCACCAAGGTCGGGAAGGACCTCTCCGAGGCGATCGTCGCGGAGCCGAACAACACGATCCACCTCGCCGACGTCCCGAACCTCGGCGTCGAGGTCCACCGCGGCATGACCCACGACGGCCTCGGCAAGTACCTCTCCGAGGTCATCACCAAGGCCGACGGCCCCACCGCCGACATCGCCGGCATCCTCCGCGACACCAACACCCACGTGGTCGTGAGCTACCTGCCGGTCGGCTCCGAGAACGCCACCAAGTGGTACGTCGAGCAGATCCTGCGCGCCGGCTGCGGCTTCGTGAACTGCGTGCCGGTGTTCATCGGTCGCGAGGCCTACTGGCAGGAGCGGTTCCGCGAGCGGGGCCTCCCGATCGTCGGCGACGACATCAAGAGCCAGGTCGGCGCGACCATCGTCCACCGCCAGCTCGTCCACCTGATGCGGGAGCGGGGCGTCAAGCTCGCCCACACCTCGCAGCTCAACTTCGGTGGCAACACCGACTTCCTCAACATGCTGGAGCGCGAGCGCCTCGAGTCGAAGAAGATCTCGAAGACGAACGCGGTCACCTCCGTCATGGGCGACGTCATCGACAAGGACGACGTCCACATCGGCCCGAGCGACTACGTGCCGTGGCTGACGGACCGCAAGTGGGCGCACATCCGCGTCGAGGGCCAGGGCTTCGGCGACGTGCCGATCAACATCGAGCTGAAGCTCGAGGTGTGGGACTCGCCGAACTCGGCCGGCATCGTCATCGACGCCGTCCGCTGCGCGAAGCTCGCGCTCGACCGCGGCATCGGCGGCACGCTGGAGGGCCCCTCCTCGTACTTCATGAAGAGCCCGCCGGTGCAGCACCCCGACTCGGTCGCCCACGACCTGACCGAGGCCTTCATCTCGGGTGCCGACTCCTCGTCGCTGGTCGGTGAGTACGTGGAGACCGGCTCCGCCTCGTAG
- a CDS encoding ABC transporter ATP-binding protein: MSPASPTAAAPTGTRLIATEGLAKAYGRVQALDGVTVGISARATGLLGANGAGKSTLMKSILGLVHPDAGRIEVLGIDAAENPGEIRRRLGYMPELDCLPLDMTARDIVVHMAELRGLPRRDAVLRASEVLFQVGLEEERSRLIRTFSTGMKQRTKLAQALVHSPELVILDEPTNGLDPSGRDEMLSLVRRLSSELDIAVLLSSHVLEDVTRTCDAVVVLRDGRLVTEGLIGDMRGMIDDGVFARVAGDTGAFTAALGARGLRAEPRGDGVTVHGGGSEAGLLDGVRDAAADAGVGLRELRPAGRTLEDALVDAIE, translated from the coding sequence GTGAGCCCCGCCTCCCCCACCGCCGCCGCCCCCACGGGCACGCGCCTGATCGCCACGGAGGGGCTCGCCAAGGCCTACGGGCGGGTGCAGGCCCTCGACGGGGTGACCGTCGGCATCAGCGCCCGCGCGACGGGCCTCCTCGGCGCGAACGGCGCCGGCAAGTCGACGCTCATGAAGAGCATCCTCGGGCTGGTGCACCCCGACGCCGGGCGCATCGAGGTGCTCGGCATCGACGCCGCGGAGAACCCCGGCGAGATCCGCCGGCGCCTCGGGTACATGCCCGAGCTCGACTGCCTGCCGCTCGACATGACCGCCCGCGACATCGTGGTGCACATGGCGGAGCTCCGCGGCCTGCCGCGCCGCGACGCGGTGCTCCGCGCCTCGGAGGTGCTGTTCCAGGTGGGCCTCGAGGAGGAGCGCTCCCGCCTGATCCGCACGTTCTCGACGGGCATGAAGCAGCGCACCAAGCTCGCCCAGGCGCTCGTGCACTCGCCGGAGCTGGTGATCCTCGACGAGCCCACGAACGGCCTCGACCCCTCCGGCCGCGACGAGATGCTGTCCCTGGTGCGCCGACTGTCGAGCGAGCTCGACATCGCCGTGCTGCTGTCGTCGCACGTGCTGGAGGACGTCACCCGCACCTGCGACGCCGTGGTGGTGCTCCGCGACGGCCGCCTCGTCACCGAGGGCCTCATCGGCGACATGCGCGGGATGATCGACGACGGGGTGTTCGCCCGCGTCGCCGGCGACACGGGCGCCTTCACCGCGGCCCTCGGGGCGCGGGGCCTGCGGGCCGAGCCGCGCGGCGACGGCGTCACCGTCCACGGCGGCGGGTCCGAGGCCGGTCTGCTCGACGGGGTCCGCGACGCCGCCGCCGACGCCGGGGTCGGGCTGCGCGAGCTGCGTCCCGCCGGGCGCACCCTGGAGGACGCGCTCGTGGACGCGATCGAGTGA
- a CDS encoding ABC transporter permease subunit, whose product MSPASRDAEIRDVRYQRYDGQRRGRGAAVMSLARWGALRSLGARRGWKAKAIPITLILLAVAPAVIVLGVRALFAEQSGIDLSDALPFSGYQAIIGIVILLFAAITTPELLCPDRRDGTLSLYFSTAVSRREYLAGRVLAAILPLLLVTLVPLLVLFAGIMVFEEFPLAWFWDNWDELPRILAAGLINAFYYGLVGLAVSSLTARRAFAVGGYLLLLVAPTVVGGLLGEVFPDSEAVELMNLSVLPISFAGEIFPDARDDIPNDLWQWALIYAIVVGAAVLVLLRRYRAGTDG is encoded by the coding sequence GTGAGCCCCGCCTCCCGCGACGCGGAGATCCGCGACGTCCGCTACCAGCGGTACGACGGCCAGCGCCGCGGCCGCGGCGCCGCCGTCATGTCGCTGGCCCGCTGGGGCGCCCTGCGCTCCCTCGGGGCGCGGCGCGGCTGGAAGGCCAAGGCGATCCCGATCACGCTCATCCTGCTCGCCGTGGCGCCGGCGGTGATCGTGCTGGGCGTCCGCGCCCTCTTCGCCGAGCAGAGCGGCATCGACCTCTCCGACGCCCTCCCGTTCTCCGGGTACCAGGCGATCATCGGCATCGTGATCCTGCTGTTCGCGGCGATCACCACCCCCGAGCTGCTGTGCCCGGACCGCCGCGACGGCACCCTCTCCCTCTACTTCTCGACGGCCGTCTCCCGCCGCGAGTACCTCGCCGGGCGCGTGCTCGCGGCGATCCTGCCGCTGCTGCTCGTCACGCTCGTGCCGCTCCTCGTGCTGTTCGCGGGGATCATGGTCTTCGAGGAGTTCCCGCTGGCGTGGTTCTGGGACAACTGGGACGAGCTGCCGCGCATCCTCGCCGCCGGCCTCATCAACGCCTTCTACTACGGGCTGGTCGGGCTCGCCGTCTCCTCGCTCACGGCCCGCCGGGCGTTCGCCGTCGGCGGCTACCTGCTGCTTCTCGTCGCCCCCACGGTCGTCGGCGGCCTCCTCGGCGAGGTCTTCCCCGACTCGGAGGCCGTGGAGCTGATGAACCTGTCGGTCCTCCCGATCTCCTTCGCCGGCGAGATCTTCCCCGACGCCCGCGACGACATCCCCAACGACCTGTGGCAGTGGGCGCTCATCTACGCGATCGTCGTCGGCGCCGCCGTGCTCGTGCTGCTCCGCCGCTACCGCGCCGGGACCGACGGATGA
- a CDS encoding ABC transporter ATP-binding protein yields MSAPDRLVFTGVSRWYGDTVALADVSFSLGPGVTGLLGHNGAGKSTALKLCAGFSQPSSGTVRVLGTDLAESPEAYRRIGVSHDRDALWPFLTAREMVALCARLRGVADPDAAAVRALDEVGLGDAADRKLKGFSHGMRQRVKLAQALAHEPELLLLDEPLNGLDPAQRRGVVALIERLGAEGRTVLVSSHVLHEVERMAPRVLVLVNGHLVASGATAGIRELIADRPRAIRIEADSGARELARELVGVGLVESVRFDDGAMMVESSDVDGFSRALPGLARDVGARLRRVEPIGDDLESVYTYLHERARGVGR; encoded by the coding sequence ATGAGCGCCCCCGACCGCCTCGTCTTCACCGGCGTCTCCCGCTGGTACGGCGACACCGTCGCCCTCGCCGACGTGTCGTTCTCCCTCGGGCCCGGCGTCACCGGCCTCCTCGGCCACAACGGCGCCGGCAAGTCCACGGCCCTGAAGCTCTGCGCCGGGTTCAGCCAGCCGAGCAGCGGCACCGTCCGCGTGCTCGGGACGGACCTGGCGGAGAGCCCCGAGGCGTACCGCCGGATCGGGGTCTCGCACGACCGCGACGCCCTCTGGCCGTTCCTCACCGCCCGGGAGATGGTCGCGCTCTGCGCCCGCCTGCGCGGCGTGGCCGACCCGGACGCCGCCGCCGTCCGCGCCCTCGACGAGGTCGGGCTCGGGGACGCGGCCGACCGCAAGCTGAAGGGCTTCTCGCACGGGATGCGCCAGCGGGTGAAGCTCGCGCAGGCCCTGGCGCACGAGCCGGAGCTGCTGCTGCTCGACGAGCCCCTCAACGGCCTCGACCCCGCCCAGCGCCGCGGCGTCGTCGCGCTGATCGAGCGTCTCGGGGCGGAGGGGCGCACCGTGCTGGTGTCGTCCCACGTGCTGCACGAGGTGGAGCGCATGGCGCCCCGGGTGCTGGTGCTCGTCAACGGCCACCTCGTCGCGAGCGGCGCCACCGCCGGCATCCGGGAGCTGATCGCCGACCGGCCGCGGGCGATCCGCATCGAGGCGGACTCCGGCGCCCGCGAGCTCGCCCGCGAGCTGGTGGGCGTGGGGCTCGTGGAGTCGGTGCGCTTCGACGACGGGGCGATGATGGTCGAGTCGTCCGACGTCGACGGCTTCAGCCGGGCGCTGCCCGGCCTGGCGCGCGACGTCGGCGCGCGCCTGCGCCGCGTGGAGCCGATCGGCGACGACCTCGAGAGCGTCTACACCTACCTCCACGAGCGGGCACGCGGGGTCGGCCGGTGA